One stretch of Streptomyces sp. MMBL 11-1 DNA includes these proteins:
- a CDS encoding class I SAM-dependent methyltransferase, with product MRQRPIGTATRGTTNPNRLRRMDRWIADAHGPALRRAGTPVAVDLGYGAAPWTAVELLDRLRTAEPRTVVAGIEIDPERVAAAQPYAREGLTFVHGGFEVPLDTRPLLIRAANVLRQYDEDQVAEVWARLCSRLAPDGLLVEGTCDEIGRRHVWVALGPGGPRTVTFATRLGSLERPSDLAERLPKALIHRNVPGEPVHAFLRDFDRAWATASPYASLGARQRWIAAVRAVSADWPVADGVRRWRQGEITVPWDALRPNSH from the coding sequence ATGCGCCAGCGCCCCATCGGCACCGCCACCCGCGGGACCACCAACCCGAACCGGCTGCGCCGCATGGACCGCTGGATCGCCGACGCGCACGGCCCCGCCCTGCGCCGCGCCGGTACGCCGGTCGCCGTCGACCTCGGGTACGGGGCGGCCCCCTGGACCGCGGTCGAGCTGCTCGACCGCCTGCGCACCGCCGAGCCGCGCACCGTGGTGGCGGGCATCGAGATCGACCCGGAGCGGGTCGCCGCCGCGCAGCCGTACGCCCGGGAGGGCCTCACCTTCGTGCACGGCGGCTTCGAGGTCCCGCTGGACACCCGGCCCCTGCTCATCCGGGCGGCGAACGTGCTGCGCCAGTACGACGAGGACCAGGTCGCCGAGGTCTGGGCACGGCTGTGCTCCCGCCTCGCCCCGGACGGGCTCCTGGTGGAGGGGACCTGTGACGAGATCGGGCGGCGGCACGTCTGGGTGGCCCTGGGGCCCGGGGGCCCGCGCACGGTCACCTTCGCGACCCGTCTCGGCTCGCTGGAGCGCCCGTCGGACCTCGCGGAACGCCTGCCGAAGGCGCTGATCCACCGCAACGTGCCGGGCGAGCCGGTCCACGCGTTCCTGCGGGACTTCGACCGGGCCTGGGCGACGGCCTCCCCGTACGCCTCGCTCGGCGCGCGACAGCGCTGGATCGCGGCGGTGCGGGCGGTGTCGGCGGACTGGCCGGTGGCGGACGGGGTACGGCGGTGGCGGCAGGGCGAGATCACCGTGCCGTGGGACGCACTCCGGCCCAACAGCCACTGA